A window of Rubricoccus marinus contains these coding sequences:
- a CDS encoding pyridoxal phosphate-dependent aminotransferase, whose product MTEIATSHVTETLNRHVETVQPSATLAVSARAKSLSSQGHDIVSLSAGEPDFGTPQPIVDAAHQALRDGFTHYTPNAGIPALREAVAAKLQRDGIDVQAQNVLCSNGAKQSVAQAVLAVCGPGDEVLIPAPYWVSYPEMARLAGATPVPVATRVADGYTMTPEALRAAITDQSRVLLFNSPSNPTGAVYSPELVRELADVIREHPNLLVVSDEIYAQVVFDAQHLSMASLPGMLERTMTINGFSKAYAMTGWRLGYAAGPLWWADAMATIQSQITSGPSSISQKAGVAALEMDSAPLDKMVGAFRQRRDAFLARLDAIDGVQCPKPEGAFYLFPDVSAYYGTTTASGATISGSADLCLYLLEEHGVALVPGVAFGDDNGVRISYAAGMDDLMKAADRIEGGLGALR is encoded by the coding sequence ATGACTGAGATCGCTACCTCACACGTCACCGAAACTCTCAATCGTCACGTGGAGACGGTTCAGCCGTCGGCAACGCTGGCGGTGTCCGCACGCGCGAAGTCCCTGTCCAGCCAGGGGCACGATATCGTCTCGCTCTCCGCAGGCGAGCCCGACTTCGGCACGCCGCAGCCCATCGTGGACGCCGCTCACCAAGCGCTCCGGGACGGGTTTACGCATTACACCCCGAACGCCGGGATTCCGGCCCTCCGGGAAGCCGTCGCCGCAAAGCTTCAGCGCGACGGGATCGACGTCCAGGCCCAGAATGTGTTGTGCTCAAACGGCGCGAAGCAGTCCGTCGCGCAGGCGGTGCTCGCCGTCTGCGGCCCTGGCGATGAGGTGCTGATCCCCGCCCCGTACTGGGTGAGCTACCCCGAGATGGCTCGGCTTGCAGGCGCCACGCCCGTCCCCGTCGCGACCCGCGTCGCGGACGGCTACACGATGACGCCAGAGGCGCTTCGGGCGGCGATCACGGACCAGTCTCGGGTGCTGCTGTTCAACTCCCCGTCCAACCCGACGGGCGCCGTGTACTCGCCGGAGCTCGTCCGCGAACTCGCCGACGTGATCCGCGAGCATCCAAACCTGCTCGTCGTCTCGGACGAGATCTACGCGCAGGTGGTGTTCGACGCGCAGCACCTCTCGATGGCGTCCCTGCCCGGTATGCTGGAGCGGACGATGACGATCAACGGCTTCTCCAAAGCCTATGCCATGACCGGGTGGCGCCTGGGCTACGCCGCCGGCCCGCTCTGGTGGGCCGACGCGATGGCGACGATCCAAAGCCAGATCACCAGCGGACCGTCCTCGATCTCGCAAAAAGCGGGCGTCGCGGCGTTGGAGATGGATTCAGCGCCGTTGGACAAGATGGTGGGCGCGTTCCGCCAGAGGCGGGACGCTTTTCTCGCACGCCTGGACGCGATTGACGGCGTGCAGTGCCCCAAGCCGGAAGGTGCGTTCTACCTCTTCCCGGACGTCTCCGCCTACTACGGCACCACGACGGCCTCTGGCGCCACGATCAGCGGCAGCGCCGATCTGTGCCTGTACCTGCTCGAAGAGCATGGAGTAGCGCTCGTCCCTGGCGTCGCCTTTGGCGACGACAACGGGGTGCGGATCTCCTACGCCGCAGGCATGGACGACCTGATGAAGGCCGCGGACCGTATCGAGGGCGGATTGGGCGCGCTCCGCTAG
- a CDS encoding RsmD family RNA methyltransferase, with the protein MRITGGRLGRRTIDGPPAKDDRVRPTTDRVREALFSILGSRMLLSDATVVDLFAGTGALGLEALSRGARHATFVDAHAPTLSLARKNARTLGVDAQCTFLRADALAFLSRAPLAPRPDLIFADPPYALDAIPELPPLARAHLAPEGLFVLEHDSRHDFADDPSLVLSRDYGSTRISVFEADA; encoded by the coding sequence ATGCGCATCACGGGAGGCCGGCTGGGGAGGCGAACCATCGACGGACCTCCTGCGAAGGATGACCGCGTCCGCCCGACGACGGACCGGGTCCGCGAGGCGCTGTTCAGCATTCTGGGCTCGCGCATGTTGCTTTCCGATGCGACCGTCGTGGACCTGTTCGCGGGCACCGGCGCACTGGGGTTGGAGGCGCTGAGCCGCGGCGCGCGGCACGCGACGTTTGTGGACGCGCACGCGCCCACACTGTCTCTCGCGCGCAAGAATGCGCGAACGCTCGGCGTCGACGCGCAGTGCACGTTTCTCCGCGCAGATGCCCTGGCCTTTCTCAGCCGCGCGCCTCTGGCGCCCCGGCCCGACCTGATCTTCGCGGACCCGCCCTACGCGCTGGACGCGATCCCCGAGCTTCCGCCGCTGGCGAGGGCGCACCTCGCGCCGGAGGGCCTGTTCGTGTTGGAGCACGATTCCCGCCACGACTTCGCCGACGACCCTTCGCTGGTCCTCTCGCGAGACTACGGAAGCACGCGGATCAGCGTGTTCGAGGCGGACGCGTAG
- a CDS encoding pyridoxine 5'-phosphate synthase: MTLLSVNLNKVALMRNARAGTHPGPLARPRVERAAEAVLDAGASGLTLHPRPDRRHALPEDAYALARIAHARGVELNLEGNPFSAPGESYPGFESLLLDIGPDQATLVPDASDQRTSDHGWDLARDGDRLAPIVRRLKERGCRVSLFVDPVGDSIRRAADVGADRVELYTGPYAWAAASGDAREELDRHAAASETARGLGLGVNAGHDLDLTNVGMYVQSVPGVLEVSIGQALVSDALEMGWARAVSAYVDALTGASA; this comes from the coding sequence GTGACTCTCCTTAGCGTCAACCTCAACAAAGTCGCCCTCATGCGGAACGCGCGGGCCGGGACCCACCCCGGGCCTCTGGCGCGCCCGCGCGTGGAACGCGCCGCCGAAGCGGTGCTGGACGCGGGCGCTTCGGGCCTGACGCTGCACCCCCGCCCGGACCGCCGTCACGCCCTGCCGGAGGACGCCTATGCCCTCGCGCGCATCGCGCACGCCAGAGGTGTAGAGCTCAATTTGGAGGGCAACCCGTTTTCGGCCCCTGGCGAGAGCTACCCGGGGTTCGAGTCCCTCCTGCTGGACATCGGGCCGGACCAGGCCACACTTGTGCCCGACGCGTCGGACCAACGGACGAGCGACCATGGGTGGGACCTCGCGCGAGACGGGGACCGGCTGGCACCCATCGTGCGCCGGCTGAAAGAGCGCGGGTGCCGGGTCAGCCTGTTCGTAGACCCCGTGGGAGATTCCATCCGCCGCGCCGCGGACGTGGGCGCGGACCGCGTCGAACTCTACACCGGCCCGTACGCCTGGGCCGCCGCTTCCGGTGACGCCCGCGAGGAGTTGGACCGCCACGCCGCGGCCTCCGAGACCGCCAGAGGCCTGGGCCTGGGCGTCAACGCGGGCCACGACCTCGATCTCACCAACGTCGGGATGTACGTGCAATCGGTCCCGGGCGTGCTGGAGGTATCAATCGGGCAGGCGTTGGTCTCGGACGCTCTGGAGATGGGGTGGGCACGCGCGGTCTCAGCCTACGTCGACGCGCTCACCGGGGCCTCCGCGTAA
- the coaD gene encoding pantetheine-phosphate adenylyltransferase, whose amino-acid sequence MTRALYAGTFDPPTCGHVDIIARALALFDRVEVTVAVNAEKRTLFSSDERVRLIQDSTQALEGHERIEVTAFEGLLVDRARASGATALVRGIRGAADFDYEMRMAMANRHLLPGLETVFLAPEAAFQFVSSTIVRDVHRWGGDTSGFVPDAVQRALAAKR is encoded by the coding sequence ATGACTCGCGCACTCTACGCCGGCACGTTTGACCCACCCACGTGTGGGCACGTGGACATCATTGCCCGCGCCCTCGCGCTGTTCGACCGCGTCGAGGTGACCGTTGCGGTGAATGCAGAGAAGCGGACGCTGTTTTCCTCAGACGAACGCGTGCGCCTGATCCAAGACAGCACGCAAGCGCTGGAAGGGCACGAGCGCATCGAGGTGACCGCTTTTGAGGGGCTGCTCGTCGACCGCGCCCGGGCCTCTGGCGCGACGGCGCTCGTGCGGGGGATCCGGGGCGCCGCGGATTTCGACTACGAGATGCGCATGGCGATGGCCAACCGGCACTTGCTCCCGGGATTGGAAACTGTCTTTCTGGCGCCAGAGGCGGCATTCCAGTTCGTGTCCAGCACCATCGTGCGCGACGTGCACCGGTGGGGCGGGGACACGTCGGGGTTCGTGCCCGACGCGGTTCAGAGGGCGTTGGCCGCCAAGCGGTAG